The genome window GGCAATCAACAGGTCGTAATAGCCGGTTGCAAGCGCCGACATCACGTTACCCAGGGTGAAAATGGCCATAAGCCCGACCAGCAAGTGACGACGGGGAATCTTGCCGGTGGTCAAGATCATCAGTGGCGCACCGAGCAATACCCCCAGGGCATAGGCACTGACCAGCAACCCTGCGGTGGGAATCGAAACGCCAAGGTCATTGGCGATGGTGGGCAACATGCCCATGGGCGCGAACTCAGTGACGCCAATGCCAAAGGCACCGACAGCCAGGGCTACAAGGGGTGGATTGATACGCATGGAAGACTCCTCATTTATGCCGCAAATGCTACGATCAACGCTTTAACGGCACTAGACCGTATAATTGGCAATCACCTTTGCGCGCGAGGCAAAAATGGATTTCAACGGTAGGTCGGGTGAGATGGCGGTATTCGCGATGGTGGCGCAGGAAGGCAGCCTGTCGGCAGCAGCGCGGGCATTACGTTTGACGCCCTCGGCCGTCAGCCGCGTCATCGCACGCACCGAACAACGCCTGGGCACCCGTCTGTTGATTCGCACGACCCGCGCCCTCGCCTTCACCGCCGAAGGCGAGGCGTACCTGCGCGGCGCCCGGCGCATCCTGGCCGACATGGCGGAAGTCGAAGAGGCCATCGCCGACCAGGGCGCGCCCAAAGGCCGGCTGCGGGTCAGTGCGGCCCTGGGCCACGGCCGCATGGCCATCGTGCCGTTGGTGGCGGCGTTCAGCGCCCGCTACCCAAACATTGTGGTGGACCTGACCTTGGGCGACGAAGTGGTCGACATCCTCGGCGGCCAGGCTGACATCGCGATCCGCTTTGGCGACCTGCCAGACAGCCCGCTGACCGCGCGGCGCATCGGCGACACTGGCCAGGTCCTGGTGGCGTCGCCGGAGTACCTTGCGCAACACGGCACGCCTCTGGAACCCAACGACTTGCTGCGCCACAACTGTCTGCGCTTCAACTTCCGCCGCGCCCAATCCGACTGGCCCTTCGCCCGTGACGGTAGGGAGTTCTCCCTGAAGATAAACGGCAATATCGAATGCAGCAGTGGCGAAGCCCTCGCTCAACTGGCGCGATTAGGCGCCGGTATTGCACGTATCGGCGAGTTCACGGTTGCACAAGACCTGCAACGCGGTGACCTGGTGCGCCTGCTGGAATCCTGGAACCCCGGCGACCGGGAGCCGATCCATGTGGTGTTTGTCGGTGGCGCGAGCATGCCGGCGCGGATCCGCGTGTTTGTGGACTTTTTGCTGGAGCATCACCGGCTATAAACGCGCGGGCTTGTGCAGCCGCTCAAGTACCTCGTCAGCTGCCTCGCGCCATGCCTGCGTTGCGCCTTTGTTTCTCAACACCGCCAACCCAGCCGCCGTAAAGGTGCCCGGTGTCGCAATCGCGCTACCCAACGCTTCCAGACTCGCGGAGGGCTGGTGGCGGGCGCTGGCCAGACAGTCTTGCAGGTTGCCCATCACCAGTTGGGCGGCCTGGTCATTGGACAGGCCTTTGTCGGTAAACCACTGCTGAAGATCACTCAGGAAGAAATAGAACCAGCCATTCATGCAGGCCGCGACAGTGGCCAGTTCGAACGCCTCTTCCTCGTCCAGTACAACCAATGAACCGAGCGCGCCCAGCAGCGTTGCATGGGGTTCGCCACCGGGCGTGACCACCACGGTCGTCTGGTTGATCTGCGCGGCGTAGGACAGCATGGCGCGCACCACACGCGCCTGCGGGAAGCGGCGTTGAAGCTCGGCCAGCTTCAATCCCGCCACCAACGACACCAGCGTTTGCTCAGGTCTGAGCTGCACTTCATTCGAAAGCTGATCGACCACCTCCGGGCGCACGCCCAGGACCAACAAGTCCGCCCCATCGACCACCTGCTGATTGTCAGCCATCACCTCACAGTCCCACTGTTCAGCGAGTTGCTGCGCACGTTGGTGGTTTCGCGGGGACAGCAGCACCCGCCCGCCAAACCCGCTGCGCCGCAGGCCGATCACCACCTTTTCCGTCAGCTCACCGACGCCCAGGATTCCAATCTTCAGCACGCTGTCCACTCCGGTCAGTTCTGTAGTCGGGTGCATCATAGGCATGATTCCCGTCTTCATGCAGGCAGGCGTTCACGCTACACTCGCCGCTCGAAAAGATCAGCCAGGAAGGCAAGCATGAGCACTCAAGGTAAAGACCGGCAAATCGACAACATCGAATTCAACGTCAGCGATATTGCCCGCAGCAAAGCCTTCTACGGCGGCGCGTTCGGCTGGACATTCGTTGACTACGGCCCCACCTACACGGAGTTCAGCGACGGGCGCCTGACAGGCGGGTTCACCACGGGGGAGCCGGTTCGGCCGGGTGGGCCTCTGGTCATTTTGTACGCCGATGACCTCAATGCCACGCAGCAGCGGCTTAAAGCCCTGGGTGCAGTCATCACCCGCGAGACATTTTCGTTCCCCGGTGGACGCAGATTCCACTTCACAGACCCGGATGGCTATGAACTGGCAGTTTGGAACGCCGGTCAATAGGCCTCGACCCGACGCTCAGGCGAAGGCATCAATCGCTCTCCCTCAAGCCCTACCCTCACAGGATATGAAGGTTACCCATGCGCTCTCTGTTTCCCCTGGCCCTCAGCTTGACGCTTATCGGCTGCGCCACCACTAAAACCGACGTTCGCAACGAAGCACAAATCAGCCAATACGACCCGGCCAACTCAGCCCGAATCCGGTTTATTACGGGTGACACCACCAACGCGGGTTTCCTCAGCGGCCAGACGTGCGAGATGTTTTACAACAAGTCCCTGCTGACCCAAACACCCGAAGAAGCCGGGTGGCAAAAAGCCCATGTCGACTCGGCGGGGCTCTACCCGTTCAGGGCCACTGACAGCCAGAACAGCGTGATTGGTATGCCTGCCAGCAAGGCGAGCAAAGCCATCAACCAATCGCCCAAAGTGTTTGACGAGCATGTCATTCCAGCGGGTAAACCCTTTATTGCAGGGTTCGCCATGGGCGGTTCGCAAATGTCCTGCTTTCCCGCGCCTGTCACACTCATTCCCGAACCCGGTAAAGACTATGAAATGGAATTTCAGCTGGTCAAAATCAGCACGTTCAAGGCCGGTTGCGTGATTGCCGTTCGCCAACTCTCTGTTCAGGACAACAACACGGTTGAAACACCGCTCAGGCCGCAAGTGTGTGCCAAAACCCCGTCGGGTTGGTACACCGTCACCCCGAAACCTTTGCCCTGAAATGCCAGGGCAGGACATCTCCCTGACCTGGCACCCGGCTTGTATTCATGGAGGAAAAATGCGGCTCTACATCACAGGTGCATCGTGCGCGGGCGTCACCACGCTGGGTCACAACCTCGCCACGCGGCTCGGTATACGACACGTCGACGTCGATGATTTTTACTGGATGCCCACAAACCCTCCATTCACAACCAAGCGATCTCCCAGCGACCGCGTTTGCCTGATGCAACAAGCACTCGGTGACGACGGCTGGGTGCTGAGTGGCTCCTGCATGGTCTGGGGCGATGCGCTGATTGCCGATGCCGACCTGATTGTCTTTGTGGTCACACCTACGCCCGTTCGCCTCGAACGGTTGACGGCCCGCGAAAAGGCACGCTTTGGCGATCGGATCGCACCCGATGGTGACATGCATGCGATACACGTGGCCTTTCGGGAATGGGCTTCGCACTACGACGACCCGAATTTCTCAGGGCGCAACCGGGCGTGGCACGAATCATGGCTGTCACAGCAGACAGTACCGGTCTTACGGATTGACGGGATGCGGGGTGCTGAACAAATGGCCGCCGAAGTCGCTCAGGCGGTGTCGCAAATGCCGAAACAGCTCAAAACATGAACGGCTGAGGCTGTCCAACGACTTCCACTCCCCTTATCCTCACACTTCCCCGCCCCCGCGAACCCGGAGCCGCCATGGACCTCGCCACCCTCGCCCTTTTCCTCCCCGCCTGCTTCGCCCTGAACATGGCGCCGGGCCCGAACAATTTGCTCTCCGTGAGCAACTCCACCCGCTACGGCTACCGCACGTCATGCCTAGCGGGCATTGGCCGCTTGCTGGCCTTCGCCGGCATGATCGCCCTCGCCTCCGCAGGGTTGGCAGTGGTGCTGCAAACGTCGGAGTTGTTGTTCTACGGGATCAAGATTCTGGGGGCGGCGTATCTGTTTTATCTGGCGTTTCAGTTGTGGCGGGCTAATCCGGAGGCAGAGGCACAGTCCGCGACGGCCAAGGTGGGATTGTGGGCGTTGGCACGGCAGGAGTTTTTGGTGGCAGCGGGTAATCCTGACGATTGCCTATATAACTTTGCGCAGCGGCGTACTTTCAACCAGCCAACATCCTGATACCCTTTCCTCTTCACGGAGGAAATACCATGCCAAACTCAGATCTGCCCCCTTCCTGCTGTTCAAACTTCAAATTAGACAGGTAGTCCAATGAAGCCTGAAATCCGCCAACGCTATTCGCGACTTCAACCGCTTTCCGTACAGGAGCGAACAGAATTGGCTATCCAAGCATTCGGCTTTTTCTCACCTGTATCGTACTCAACAAATTTGCAGGTCCTTGGTCTACCGAACAACACACCTGGTTCCTCGCGCCCCTTCTCAGTTCATGAGTTCCTGACATTCCTTGAAAAAACCGAATTTCTAACCGAACCACTGCGGTATGTGCTGCCAGTCAGAACGCTGCTAGATGCCATGGAGCGAGAGGGACTGCTTGTAGCGATGGGCCTAAGCAGCTTTGTCATGGCACCCAAGACGTATTACGCCTTCAAAGAACTGACGAATAGAGAACGTTTGGGAATCGCTTGGCTTGCCCCCGTGCTGGGCCCAGAATTTTTACACTCATACCACGGAGAATTCACAGTCCACATCATTGGTGATTCGAAAGGAGACGAACGAGGCGGAACTGGGTTCATTATCTCAGATCGGCATGTACTCACCTGCGCGCATGTTCTCAAGGAAATGACCGTCCGCCCCCAACAAACCTTTCAAGGAATCGACTGTGAAATTAGAGCTTGCTACCCACACGAGTCAGTTGATGTAGGGATCATTGAGCTGTCAAAACCAGTGCTAAGAAGTAGCTCGTCGATTGGCTTTCGAGACCCTGTGATCGGGGAGCGCCTATGTCTATTGGGTTACCCTCCGGTACCGATGTCTTGCGAAGCTCCACTCATCTTGCAAGGTGGTGAAATAGTCAATGATGGTGTGGCAGACATAAGGCATCAGAAGTCATTCCTGTATTCGGCAATTGCGCGCCCTGGCAACAGCGGCGGACCGGTGATTTCCCACTCTGGGCACATTCTTGGAATTGTCACGGAGGACCGAGTCGATCCAGATAAACCCCACGCTTTGTTCTATGCAGGAATTTCGACCTCGACAATCGCTAGCGCGTTAGCCGAGCTTCCAATCAGTGTGTATCTTCCCATTGAAACCTATGAATAATGGTGTGAAGGACGGCGAAGGAATACGGGGCGGCTATCGAATAGCGTCAGATTCAAGCTGGGCGCCTGCAAGCCAAGCGATGGTCAATGTTAGCTTGTATGACGGACTGCTTTCGGTCAGGAGCGGTCGCTCACAGACCGAAGGGCTTATCCCTATAAAATGACGTAATATCCAGAGCAGGATGTGTCATTTGAAAGGACTCGCCCTCAAATAAATGGCGCCGGTTTTTTGGTGCTTTCAGCACGCCATCTTCAGACTTCTGCCCATGAGCTCTATTCTTTATTTACCGCGCAAAATATCCAGCAGTGACGTTGCTTACACTGAAGATGAGCTTCTAGTTACGTCAAGTTACGTCGTTGTTCTGGCCGAACCAGGTGGTGGAAAAACTGAGTTAATGCGTAGTTTGGCCCGGAAGCTGGGCACTTCTAGCGTGACAGCGAACAAATTCAAACGTATAGGCCCAGGCGCTAATAACTCTCCGCTCGTGATCGACGCGTTTGACGAGTTAGCTAAAATCGATCAAACCGGTATTCACGACCTCCTGGCGAATGCGAGTAAAGCAAAGCCAACGCACGTGATCATCTCTAGCCGATCCAGCGAATGGGGGACCGCAGCCACAAGCGCATTCGAAGAGTACTTCGGATTCTCACCGCTCCTAGTGAGGCTGGTCGAGTTTGAGGAAGAAGAACAGCGGGAAATTTTTCATCACCATGTGCCGGGTGAGGATTTCGCAACATTCCAAGCGGAAGTCACTCGATTTGATTTAGAAGCACTACTACCCAATCCCCAGTTCTTAAAGATGTTCGCAGACGCTTACATCGAAAGTGGCAGACATTTCACAGACAAGCGAAGCATTTTTTCCCAAGCGGTCGAGCGCCTAGCAAAGGAGGCGAATGCCACCGTGGCGAAGACCGGCCATACCCTTTCGATCGCACAAAAGGTTGACCTGTCGTCTGAGGTATTCGCCAAGCTTTTGCTTTCAGGTGCAGATGGCATAGGAACGAGCGAAGCGACAGCAGACCGAATTTATCCACTACTAGCGTCAATGTTCGAAAACACCACCGTAGCTGAAGGCATCCTCGCGACTAGACTTTTCAAGCCCGGAGACAGCGCAGATCAGCATCGACCGGTTCACAAGATCGTCGTCGAATACTGTGCTGCGGATTACCTAGCCAAGCGAATAGCTGATCCGACGGACCATCTTACGATCCATAAATGCCTACCCATAATCGCTCCAAACACCATTGTACGGGACGAATTACGAGGGCTGCTGGGTTGGTTGGCCGCGTTAGGCAACAAGTATATTCAGGAATCAGCAATCGAACTTGACCCCTATGCAGTACTAGCGAACGGCGATCCTTCTCAACTTGAACAGTCCTCAAAGCGCCTGCTCATAAGGCGCTTAAAAGATGTGGAAAAGAGAGATCCGTATTTCCGAAGGGGAGATTCTTGGCGTCGGTTCAGTGCTGCAGGTTTCTTCACCCAAGACGTCATGAAGGAAATCAAGCCTCTCCTTGCATCTGGAAACGATGGGCACTTACGTGATCTGATCCTCGAACTTTTGGTGGGATCACCAGCGATTACGCATTTAACAAATGAATTACGTCAGCTCGTATTGGACCCAAGCCAGAGCGAACGCACTCGATTTTTGGCCAACAGATGTCTACTCGATTTGATCGGACATGATCATCACGCCGATGTATCGATTCTGGTTGCTGAGGCAAGCGAAACTTCGCTTAAGATTGTAGCGGACATAATAACAACCGTAGGTCCTGAAAGATTCGATATTTCTCACTTGTCGGATTTTTTTCGCACCTGTACGGAACTATATCCTGCCTCTGAAGAACGTTTAGAACGGACAGTTGGCACTCGCTACTTTATCAAAAAACTTGTAGACAGCTTAGATTTAAATTTGATCAACCCTCTATTGGATGAATTATCTAAAGGAGTGACCTGCGTTTGCGGTAAAAAGCGTTATGCTTGCTACTGCCGAGATGGTATATGCAAGATTATTGGATTAATGCTAGATAGGTATTTTGAATTAGAGTCTGCGCCATTTGATCCTGAGAAAGTATGGGGCTGGCTCGAAAATTTAAATTACCATCATCAACAAGCAGCGAGCGGTAGTACTTCTGTAAAAATACTTCAAAGCGACCATAACTTGCGCCAAGGGATTATGGCTCACGTTTTCAAAACGATTACTGACAGAGAGAGAATTTTTAAGACCAGAATAGAAAAGTTTGAGTTCTATGCTCACTCAGGCCTTCAATTCCAATCTAAAGATTACGAGTTTATAGTAAACCTCGCATTTGAACTCGAAAACCCCAAGCTTTGGGCTAGTTTTATCGCCACACATCAACGCTATCGCTACAAAACAGAAGTAGGATCAAACTACTTAAGAAGACGCATGCGCGAACAGTCTTTAGAAAAGCCTGAATTCATGGTTGAATGGGTGCGATCTAACAGAGCTTATTCGCAAATGGCAAAGAACACTCGACTGCCGCGCCTGAATCGCAAGGCGAAACGCCGTCAGCGGCAACGAAACGAGAGGAGTGCAGCGAATATTCAGTATTACCAGGCCAATCGAGTGCTAATAGAAAGCGGTGCCGATTGGCAATGCCTTGTCTACTTTGCAGAATTAGTTCTTATGAATCCCGATCGGATTGAGGAGCAAGTTGGAGACGCGGCATTAGTTTGTACTGCCCTCAGAAACTGTATAAATTTTATCGCGCTGAAAATTCCCGATCTATTAGAATTTGCACAGTTACAGTGTTCAGGGGAAATATTGCATGCAGAAATGGTCCTTCTAGCAGCTTGCCTAGAGATCATGCGTGTGGATGGTAATTTGGATAGTGTTGATTTGCGGTTATTGACCGCGCTACGGACCAGTATTGATCGATCCTACAGCTCAGTGATCGAAGAAGAACGCAACGCTCTAAAGTCTGAAATTGATCGTCTCATTTTTGCAGACTCATCGAGTGCAGAGCACTATCTCCGTCAGTACCTAGAGCCTCAGTTGGCACAGAAAGGCTGCTGCAACCCGGATATTTGGCTTTTGAGCGATGACGAGATTTTCAGCCATCTACGGGCGGAGCTTTCAATAGAGTGGCTTGCGCGCTTCTCTGAGTTAGACATTGGCACTTTAGAAAAGCTTTTTGAGATTGCGGCTCAGTTTGGTGATCGTAGTGATCTTCAAAAAATAATCGCAGAGCGTTGCGAAAATATAATGTCCGACAGGCCGGAGCCCACAGATGATGAGTACGTAGAGAGAAAGCGCATCTTCTGGCTCGTTCGAGCATTTTATTTTATAAAAGATACCTGTGGCACATATTGGAATTGGCTCAAATCTGATAGGGATACAGTATTTTCACTTAATGTTCGTTCCGGACGCTTCAATCGCGGCGAAAATTCTTATTGGCCAGTACTTACGGCAAATAAAGTGGAGGCCATTCTCGACGCTTTTATCGATAAATGGCCTAAAGTTCATCTGCCGAGCCACTGGGGAACGGGGAGTCCTAGCGAGGAGGTCGCATATCGTTTTTTGACTGATATAGTCTGGTTGATACACTCAGATGATGCTAGCGAGGCCATCCTTGTCTTAAATCGTCTTTTGGGCGATGCGCGTTTTATAAATATGCACAACGACCTTAAGAGCTTATTAGCCAGTAAAGTCAGACAACAAGCGCTGAGAGATTTTGAACCGCCTTCTCCTCAAGAAATCATCGAACTGCTGGATCGCGACACTGTTGTGAACGTCGAGGGCTTACGCAAACTAGTCCTCCAAGAACTTCAAGATTTTCAGAAAGCTATAGACGGTGGAGAGTTCAATCCAGCTGACCGCTTTTACGATGGTGGTAAGCGTTTGGGCGAAGTCAAGGCCACCGAGGTCATTGCTGAGCGTCTAAGTCTCAGACTCGGACCATTAGGCATCGTAATAACTTCTGAGCATCAGATGAAAAGTGAAAATCGCACCGACTTCACTGCGACCAAGATCATTGGTGGGAAAAGAAGGTTGCTTGTGGTTGAGGTAAAAGGTCAGTGGCATAAAGAACTATACACAGCCGCATCTGCGCAATTGTATGACCGATATTCCATCCACCCCGACGCAGAGCAACAGGGAATTTATCTTGTGATCTGGTTTGGCGGCGATGAACTGGTCGCAAACAAAAAAAATACAACCATAAACTCCGCTCCGGAACTGAAGACCAGCATCGAACAGACGCTCCCGCCAGAGCTAGTTGGGCTAATTGATGTGTTCGTCTTGGACGTTTCCGGGTCCTAAAATTATGCTTGGAACGCGGAGCCGAAGACTATATGCAGCAGGCCTAGGAGACACGAAGAACACCACTCCGCATGACGGAGGTTGTCAATTACATCCGACAACCTCGGCCATTTTCTTTCCGAAAAGGGGACAGATTTGTTTTTATATCACTGTCCGCTTTTGGCCGAAAGCTGCCGCTACCTACAGACTACAGACCAGAGCTGATCAAGCTTCGTCGTATAACTTTGGCTCATCATATCGCGGCGCATGCCCCAATCAGGATCTGCCGGCACACAAGCCGAGCGCAGCGTTCCCCTACCCCATCGCTCATTGATCAGGTCCATGACTGTCATCACCCGAGTCGCCTCCGCCGGCTGTGATAGAGCAAACAAATCATCGGTGTACTCACCGAGCTGGCAGAGATTCAGTAACATCACCTCAGCCTTGCTGTACTTAAAACCTGGTCGAAATATCCGTTCAAGCGCACCTACCGCCGCTTGAGTCAGCAGCCGCACGTCTTCAGTGGGGTACGGCATATCCACCACCACCCCATTGGCATACTTCGCCTCCTCTGGGTTGAACATGCCAGTGCGGATGCACACGCGTACCTTCTTGCACAGCGAGCCCTGGGAGCGGAGCTTCTCAGAGGCACGCATCATGTAGGTGGCCACCGCCTCCTTGATGGGCGGCAGCTCTGTCAGCCTCATGCCGAACATGCGGCTGCAGCAGATCTCCTGCTTCGGCGGATCCGGCTCATCCAGCTCCAGGCAAGGCGTGCCGCTCAACTCCCTGGCCGTCTTCTCGATCACAATGCTGAACTTCTTACGGAGCGTCCACGGATCGGCCTTTGCCAGGTCCATAGCCGACTTGATACCCATGGCATCAAGATGGAGTTTCATCTTGCGGCCAACGCCCCACACTTCCGCCACGTCCGTATTGCGTAGTACCCAGTCACGTTTAACCGGATCGGTGATGTTGACCACCCCACCGGTTTGGGACTGCAGGCGCTTCGCGGTGTGGTTTGCAAGCTTCGCCAGGGTCTTTGTGTGAGCGATACCAACACCGACAGGGATACCAGTGCAGCGAAGCACCTGCGCGCGAATCTGCCGGCCTAAAGCATCCAGCTCACCGATACCAGTCAGATCGGCGAACGCCTCGTCGATGCTGTACACCTCGACTGCCGGCACCATCGCCTCGATCAGGCTCATCACGCGCTCGCTCATGTCGCCGTACAGTGCATAGTTGGAGGAGAACGGGACGATGCCGTGCTGCTTGAGCTTGTGCTTGATCTGGAAATACGGCTCGCCCATTTTGATGAAGGGTTTGGCGTCGTAGCTCCGTGCGATGACACAGCCGTCGTTATTGCTCAGCACCACGATGGGCACCTTCGCCAGGTCGGGCCGGAATACCCGCTCGCAACTGGCATAGAAGCTGTTGCAGTCGATCAGTGCGAAGGTTGGCTGCTGCTTAGACATGACTGCGCACGGTGCTGGTAATCACGCCCCAGATCGATAGCTCGTCGCCTTCGAGAACGTAGCGTGCCGGGAACTTGGGGTTTTCGGAAAGCAGGACCACTTCCCGGCCGCGCTTGCATAGGCGCTTACACACAGGCTCGTTGTTCAGCAGCGCCACGACCACATGCCCATGGATCGGCTCAATGGCACGGTCTACCACGGCCAGGTCACCATCGAAGATCCCAACGCCCTGCATGCTCTCACCGGTGATTGCCACCAGGTACACGTGGGGCGCTCGGATATTCAGGACCTCATCCAATGAGATGTGCTGCTCAATGTGGTCCGCTGCCGGCGAAGGAAAACCGGCCGGGACCTGGAACGAGCACAACGGCAACTTCGCGCCGACCTCAGCGATGGGACCTAGAATGGTGAAGCTCATGATGCGGCCTTTTACATTTACTGTATGAATGTACAGTTAACTTTGTAGGACGCTTGCGGTCAATTTTTCTGTAGGGGATTTCGACAGATGGCGACGCGTGTAGTGTTTTCTGATGCTGGCGTACTCCGTGAAGCTCCTCAAATCAGTTCCTCAACATTCGCGTTTGCCCAAGGCGTAAGCATTCCCGTCCTTCTCTTACCACCTTCCGGTTGCCCCCCAAACCCAATGCCGCTTATAGTCCGCCCCGTCGCCCACATGGCGAACAGGTTTGGCGACCTGACTATCGGATGCAAAAGCACTGCGCTTTTTGTAGAGGCTGTTGCACGCCTGCAAAGCTGTCTTAATGGCGGCTGTGCGCGGGAGACCTTCGGGTCTGCCGGGTTTTCCGATACCGGTTCGCCAACCTGCGTACAGCTGTCACCCTTTCGTTTGGCGACGACTGAGTGGCGGTCAACTACTGCACTTATCGGAGTTTTCAAGATGGAACGATATATCCCTCTGACTGGAATCGATCTGGTTCCCGCCTCTTTGCTCATTGATTCAGAAGCGCCGCTCGATGTGCTGCAAGCGATGGCGGATTACCGCATCCGCACCGTGACTCAAGTACTGGAAAACATTGCCTTTCGCAGCGAGTTGGAAACAGATTCCGTAGTGCTTTCTGACTTTGCACAATTGCTGGCAATCCCTTTGCGTGACGGCTGCGACCTGATGGACATCATCGGTCAACGGCTGCGCGCCGAGGTTTCAACCCCCAAAGAAGCACCTGCAAGCCAGAGCTAAGCTGAGCCGCGCGCGTTGGTGTCGTCTTAGACCCAACGCGCGCATTGTCCAACCGCCCCGCTCCCCTTATCCTCACCCCTACCCGCCCCCGCGAACCCGGAGCCGCCATGGACCTCGCCACCCTCGCCCTTTTCCTCCCCGCCTGCTTCGCCCTGAACATGGCGCCGGGCCCGAACAACCTGCTGTCCGTCAGCAACTCCACCCGCTACGGCTACCGCACGTCATGCCTTGCGGGCATTGGCCGCCT of Pseudomonas azotoformans contains these proteins:
- a CDS encoding LexA family protein, which codes for MSFTILGPIAEVGAKLPLCSFQVPAGFPSPAADHIEQHISLDEVLNIRAPHVYLVAITGESMQGVGIFDGDLAVVDRAIEPIHGHVVVALLNNEPVCKRLCKRGREVVLLSENPKFPARYVLEGDELSIWGVITSTVRSHV